From the Halomonas meridiana genome, one window contains:
- the rarD gene encoding EamA family transporter RarD, whose protein sequence is MLPSAPRDPEAVKGVMFGLTAYTMWGCFPLFFALFDGIPALEILIHRILWSCLFLVGLISVLRRWPPVVAALIEPKRLGRVLACALLIAFNWGIYIYAVESKQVLQASLGYFLTPLVNVALGMLVLREVMAKLQLVALGLASLAIAIQFVMLGELPWISLLLALSFGSYGLFRKQVPLDGLSGLFVETLLLFPLALVALTWMSWQGTSHFLHDVPMSALLVVSGVLTALPLMAFAGAARRLRLATLGFLMYINPSIQFLIALTIFGEPLGLIQLATFVMIWTGLALYSWSSWQSRPRQAAV, encoded by the coding sequence ATGCTTCCATCCGCTCCACGAGACCCTGAAGCGGTCAAAGGCGTTATGTTCGGCTTGACGGCCTACACCATGTGGGGGTGTTTTCCGCTCTTTTTTGCTCTCTTCGATGGGATTCCTGCGCTCGAAATCTTGATTCATCGGATTTTATGGTCATGCCTATTTCTGGTCGGATTGATCAGTGTTCTGCGCCGCTGGCCGCCGGTGGTAGCGGCATTGATCGAACCCAAGCGCCTGGGACGGGTGCTGGCCTGTGCGTTGTTGATCGCCTTCAACTGGGGTATCTATATTTACGCAGTGGAGAGTAAGCAGGTACTGCAAGCCAGTTTAGGCTACTTTCTCACGCCGTTGGTGAATGTCGCACTCGGCATGTTAGTACTGCGAGAGGTGATGGCTAAATTGCAATTGGTGGCCCTGGGCCTTGCCAGCCTAGCGATTGCCATTCAGTTCGTCATGCTGGGGGAATTACCATGGATCAGTCTGCTGCTCGCGTTGAGCTTTGGTAGCTACGGCTTGTTTCGCAAGCAGGTTCCGTTGGATGGCTTATCCGGCCTCTTTGTGGAAACGCTGCTGCTTTTTCCTCTGGCCTTGGTCGCGTTAACGTGGATGAGTTGGCAGGGAACATCGCACTTCTTGCACGATGTCCCTATGTCTGCGCTTCTCGTCGTGAGTGGCGTTTTGACCGCCCTGCCCCTCATGGCCTTTGCAGGCGCGGCCCGCCGTCTACGTTTAGCAACGCTGGGATTCTTGATGTACATCAACCCCAGCATTCAATTTTTGATTGCACTGACGATCTTTGGTGAGCCGCTGGGCCTGATTCAACTCGCCACTTTTGTAATGATTTGGACAGGACTGGCACTCTACTCTTGGTCATCCTGGCAGTCACGCCCTCGCCAAGCGGCCGTTTGA
- a CDS encoding amidohydrolase, which produces MSQLKTSLVQCDLRWEDPQANHTHLEALLGELDSRDTDVIVLPEMFATGFTMNSREMAQPMADSQSVAWLQAQAKARGCVMTGSVAVVDDGQYFNRMVWATPTGNVSYYDKRHLFRMAGEHERYGMGKQRHIVELNGFKLQLSVCYDLRFPVWMRQQPAEGEHFEYDAILCVANWPAPRRHPWRTLLQARAVENLAYVVGVNRVGEDAKGLAYSGDSMLVDFKGEPLIDHPAHTPFIETGTLDKTELDAFRDKFPAWQDADRFSLLPGVGQ; this is translated from the coding sequence ATGAGCCAATTGAAAACCAGCCTAGTGCAGTGCGATTTACGCTGGGAGGATCCGCAAGCCAACCACACACATTTAGAGGCGCTGCTCGGTGAACTGGATAGCCGTGATACGGACGTGATCGTGCTGCCCGAGATGTTCGCCACTGGCTTTACGATGAACTCCAGAGAAATGGCGCAGCCCATGGCAGACAGCCAGAGCGTGGCTTGGCTGCAGGCTCAAGCGAAGGCAAGAGGATGCGTCATGACTGGCAGCGTCGCCGTTGTGGATGATGGCCAATATTTCAACCGTATGGTGTGGGCAACTCCCACTGGGAATGTAAGCTACTACGACAAGCGCCATCTGTTCCGCATGGCTGGTGAGCACGAACGCTATGGCATGGGCAAGCAGCGTCACATCGTCGAACTCAACGGATTCAAGCTTCAATTAAGTGTGTGTTATGACCTGCGTTTTCCCGTTTGGATGCGCCAGCAGCCAGCAGAAGGAGAGCATTTCGAGTATGATGCCATCCTGTGCGTGGCTAATTGGCCCGCTCCTCGGCGGCATCCGTGGCGTACGTTGCTACAGGCGCGCGCGGTGGAAAACCTCGCTTACGTGGTGGGCGTTAACCGCGTGGGTGAAGATGCCAAGGGGCTGGCCTATAGCGGCGACTCCATGCTGGTCGATTTCAAAGGGGAACCGCTGATCGACCATCCCGCCCATACTCCGTTTATTGAAACGGGGACGTTAGATAAAACGGAACTCGATGCCTTTCGTGACAAATTTCCTGCCTGGCAAGATGCCGACCGCTTTTCGTTGCTGCCAGGAGTGGGGCAATAA
- a CDS encoding SulP family inorganic anion transporter, with translation MFKRYLPIFNWLPHYHKRLLGADLLAGLIVTVMVIPQSLAYALLAGLPAVVGLYASILPQLLYTLMGTSRTLAVGPVAIIALMTGAALSSVATPGSPEYLQAALVLSLLSGALLVAMGAMKMGFFSNFLSHPVISGFLTASGILIAVSQLGSLLGVASSGFTLVERLMTLLPNLSTYNLYTMAIGGGTLLFLVLMRRFGKKSLIKLGLPATLADLITKAGPVFAVIITTLATWYWQLAYNEGVAVVGTIPSGLPALSFPWSDVSLWRALLIPAMLISLVGFVESVSMGQMLAAKRRQRISPNQELIGLGAANLAAGLTSGMPVTGGLSRTVINYDAGAQTPAAGAFAALGIALVTMAFTGWLYYLPIATLAATITVSILTLVDIPMLRQTWRYSRSDFAAMAVTILLTLVEGIEAGIIGGVTLSIALFLYRTSRPHSALVGRVPDTEHFRNVERHDVETVSNAALLRIDESLYFANARYLEDTVYNLVASRPELEHVVLICSAVNLIDASALESLDAINARLKDSDVKLHLSEVKGPVMDQLKKSDFLDALTGRVFLSTYAAWREFS, from the coding sequence ATGTTCAAACGCTATTTGCCCATCTTCAATTGGCTACCTCATTACCACAAGCGTTTGCTGGGAGCCGATCTTCTGGCGGGGCTGATCGTGACCGTCATGGTCATACCGCAGTCACTGGCTTACGCCCTACTGGCAGGCCTGCCAGCGGTAGTGGGGCTGTATGCCAGCATTTTGCCGCAATTGCTCTACACCTTGATGGGCACCAGCAGAACCTTGGCCGTGGGGCCCGTCGCCATCATCGCACTGATGACTGGGGCAGCCCTCTCTTCGGTGGCCACTCCGGGCTCGCCCGAATATCTCCAGGCGGCCCTTGTGCTTTCATTGCTCTCCGGTGCCCTGTTGGTTGCCATGGGCGCGATGAAGATGGGCTTTTTTAGCAACTTTTTGAGTCATCCGGTCATATCCGGTTTTTTGACCGCGTCAGGCATATTGATTGCCGTCAGCCAGCTGGGCAGCCTGTTAGGCGTCGCCAGCAGCGGTTTTACGTTGGTCGAACGCTTGATGACGCTGCTACCCAACCTATCTACCTACAACCTGTACACCATGGCCATCGGTGGAGGAACGTTGCTCTTTCTGGTGCTGATGCGCCGCTTCGGCAAGAAGAGCCTTATCAAACTTGGCCTCCCCGCCACACTCGCTGATTTAATCACCAAAGCAGGCCCGGTGTTTGCCGTGATCATCACCACCCTGGCCACGTGGTATTGGCAGCTCGCCTACAACGAGGGTGTAGCCGTCGTTGGCACCATTCCCAGTGGCCTGCCCGCCTTGAGCTTTCCTTGGAGCGACGTATCACTTTGGCGGGCACTCCTTATCCCCGCCATGCTGATCAGTTTGGTAGGCTTCGTGGAATCGGTCTCTATGGGGCAGATGCTGGCGGCAAAACGGCGCCAGCGCATCTCTCCCAACCAGGAGCTGATTGGCTTAGGAGCCGCCAACTTAGCGGCAGGATTGACCAGCGGCATGCCTGTTACAGGCGGCTTATCCCGCACCGTCATCAACTACGATGCGGGCGCGCAAACGCCTGCTGCTGGGGCCTTTGCCGCGCTCGGCATTGCACTTGTGACCATGGCATTTACCGGCTGGCTCTACTATCTGCCCATCGCGACGCTTGCCGCCACCATCACGGTGTCTATTTTGACCCTGGTGGATATCCCCATGCTGCGCCAAACCTGGCGCTACTCCCGCAGCGACTTTGCCGCCATGGCGGTCACCATTCTATTGACGCTGGTGGAAGGGATCGAAGCAGGCATTATCGGCGGGGTGACGCTCTCCATTGCGCTCTTTTTGTACCGCACCAGCCGCCCCCACAGTGCCTTAGTGGGCCGAGTGCCGGATACCGAGCACTTTCGTAACGTAGAGCGGCACGATGTGGAGACGGTAAGCAACGCAGCTCTGCTGCGCATCGATGAGAGCCTCTACTTCGCCAATGCCCGTTATCTTGAAGACACCGTCTACAACTTGGTGGCCAGCCGCCCGGAGCTTGAGCATGTCGTGCTGATCTGTTCAGCGGTCAACCTGATTGACGCCTCTGCTTTAGAGAGCCTGGATGCCATCAATGCTCGCTTGAAGGATTCCGATGTCAAACTACACCTGTCAGAGGTGAAAGGACCGGTGATGGATCAGTTGAAAAAAAGTGACTTTTTGGATGCTTTAACCGGGCGGGTATTTTTAAGCACCTACGCGGCATGGCGCGAATTTTCTTAG
- a CDS encoding TAXI family TRAP transporter solute-binding subunit: MRPFAHRLLIAALPLSLLGVAVSHANEVELPSTMAWTAYGTNSSGYAQAVAIGNMLQNKYDSSVRILPGDNDVSRMTPLKQGRVDLCACGIASYYGAEGVMMFADRDWGPQPLRVITTSTASFGLSLAVAGDLDVETPADLAGKRIAYIRGDDALNKGTEAYLAFGGLTWDDVERVDYPGYARSFDGIIAGDVDASFTTTVTPPAQQLASSPRGISWPVLDPNDEAGWERMAAVAPYFRPHEVTAGAGGISADNPVPSASYPYPIVVANQDLDDNVAYGLIKAMQENYDDYKDNAPGAVGYALEYQDLQWVIPFHDAVVEYYKEIDVWTDEMQAHQDQLVERQNVLMQAWEQFMQDAPSDADTFTTDWMAARATALTDAGFEPIFE, translated from the coding sequence ATGCGTCCGTTTGCTCACCGCCTGTTAATCGCTGCCCTCCCGCTCTCGCTGTTAGGAGTGGCGGTCAGCCACGCCAACGAAGTAGAACTCCCCAGCACCATGGCCTGGACCGCCTACGGCACCAACTCCAGCGGCTACGCCCAGGCCGTTGCCATTGGCAATATGCTGCAGAATAAGTACGACTCTTCTGTGCGCATTCTGCCTGGCGATAACGATGTCTCCCGTATGACGCCCCTCAAACAGGGTCGCGTTGACCTGTGCGCTTGCGGTATCGCCAGCTACTACGGCGCCGAAGGGGTCATGATGTTTGCCGACCGCGACTGGGGCCCGCAGCCGCTGCGCGTGATTACCACCTCAACCGCGTCGTTTGGTCTGTCACTGGCCGTGGCGGGTGATTTGGACGTTGAAACCCCCGCCGATTTAGCAGGCAAACGCATTGCTTATATTCGCGGTGATGATGCCCTGAACAAAGGCACTGAGGCGTACCTTGCCTTCGGCGGCCTAACCTGGGATGACGTTGAACGCGTTGACTACCCCGGCTATGCCCGCTCTTTCGACGGCATTATTGCTGGCGATGTGGACGCCTCTTTTACTACCACCGTTACACCGCCCGCTCAGCAGCTCGCGAGCAGCCCACGGGGCATTAGCTGGCCGGTGCTTGACCCTAACGATGAAGCTGGCTGGGAACGCATGGCGGCGGTGGCACCCTACTTCCGCCCCCATGAAGTCACCGCCGGTGCAGGCGGCATTAGCGCCGACAACCCGGTACCCAGCGCCAGCTATCCCTACCCCATTGTGGTGGCGAATCAAGACCTTGATGACAATGTCGCTTACGGTTTAATCAAAGCGATGCAGGAAAACTACGACGACTACAAAGATAACGCGCCGGGTGCAGTGGGCTACGCGCTGGAGTACCAGGATCTACAGTGGGTAATCCCATTCCACGACGCAGTGGTGGAGTACTACAAAGAGATCGACGTGTGGACCGATGAGATGCAGGCCCACCAAGACCAACTCGTTGAGCGTCAAAACGTATTAATGCAGGCCTGGGAGCAGTTTATGCAAGACGCACCCAGCGATGCCGATACGTTTACTACTGACTGGATGGCCGCCCGCGCCACGGCGCTCACCGATGCTGGGTTCGAGCCGATCTTCGAGTAA
- a CDS encoding methyl-accepting chemotaxis protein, producing MRLLRWLVPLLLIITATWLVSLPGPWPYAAMVCALLAGMTAVVSSLYGIYNAGQQQLERTALFKPLRDYGSLRAMAYRLMKRASSTAIASAEVSHYADLMAQRLGKQESMASEASSSMSAINTAIVQVSASASQVAALAESARQASHHNHDELTDIIQDMTDVAERSSQALEMLTALNDKIERVRSVTSMIEDIAEQTHLLSLNASIEAARAGEHGRGFAVVAGEVRNLAMKTSTATQSVDDLVKDMHQSGQSVVVTMNDLMTRVRERSQGMQRVGSSLATITEEFDQVEQEITSVAEAMSSTKAHSQTVADSLRQLEEDVDEGNRNMHELALQARALMDAAEGVDGELAQQRLLGRHQTVFMAARRTADRIGKLFETAIAQGTLSEAALFQPDYAAISGTRPTLYHTGFDRFTDQQLPTLQEPLLSEHGLSYAIACDRNGYVPTHNAAVSREPTGDYDHDLKYCRSKRIFDDPTGSRCGAHEKPLLLQTYKRDTGEIMHDLSVPIYVNGKHWGGFRVGYQPDKETAKPVSEEPALPASNGRLARA from the coding sequence ATGCGACTACTTCGTTGGCTAGTGCCACTGCTCTTGATCATTACGGCGACTTGGCTGGTATCGCTTCCTGGACCATGGCCTTATGCGGCGATGGTATGCGCTTTGTTGGCAGGAATGACGGCTGTCGTAAGTTCCCTCTATGGCATTTATAACGCGGGTCAGCAACAGTTGGAACGCACTGCGCTATTCAAACCCCTGCGTGATTATGGGTCCCTTCGGGCCATGGCGTACCGACTGATGAAGCGTGCCAGCAGTACCGCCATCGCCTCGGCAGAAGTGTCGCACTACGCCGACCTGATGGCTCAGCGATTGGGCAAGCAGGAGAGCATGGCGAGCGAGGCGTCCTCAAGTATGAGCGCGATCAACACCGCCATCGTGCAGGTCAGCGCCAGCGCCTCTCAAGTGGCTGCACTGGCTGAAAGCGCTCGTCAAGCTAGCCACCACAATCATGACGAGCTGACGGATATCATTCAGGACATGACCGACGTGGCCGAACGCTCCAGCCAAGCATTGGAGATGCTGACGGCGCTCAACGATAAAATCGAGCGGGTGCGGAGTGTCACCTCGATGATCGAAGACATCGCAGAGCAAACCCACCTGCTCTCCTTGAACGCCTCCATTGAAGCGGCGCGCGCTGGCGAACACGGGCGTGGGTTTGCCGTGGTGGCGGGGGAGGTTCGTAACTTAGCGATGAAAACCTCTACCGCTACCCAGAGCGTCGATGATCTAGTGAAAGACATGCATCAAAGCGGGCAAAGCGTGGTGGTCACGATGAACGATCTGATGACCCGCGTGCGAGAGCGCTCTCAAGGGATGCAGCGTGTCGGCAGCAGCCTAGCGACGATCACGGAAGAGTTCGATCAAGTCGAGCAAGAGATTACCAGCGTGGCGGAGGCCATGAGCAGCACGAAGGCACACAGCCAGACCGTCGCCGACAGTCTACGGCAGTTGGAAGAGGACGTGGACGAAGGTAATCGCAATATGCACGAGCTGGCCTTGCAAGCGCGGGCGCTGATGGATGCTGCCGAAGGCGTCGATGGCGAATTGGCACAGCAGCGATTGCTGGGGCGGCACCAAACGGTATTCATGGCCGCCCGCCGTACGGCCGACCGCATTGGCAAGCTGTTCGAAACGGCTATTGCGCAAGGCACATTATCGGAAGCGGCGCTGTTTCAACCCGACTACGCTGCCATCAGTGGCACCCGTCCGACGCTGTACCATACCGGCTTCGACCGTTTCACCGACCAACAGCTGCCCACGCTACAAGAGCCGCTGCTTAGCGAGCATGGTTTGAGCTATGCGATTGCCTGCGACCGCAACGGATACGTGCCGACTCACAACGCTGCAGTGAGCCGCGAACCCACCGGCGACTACGACCACGACCTTAAGTATTGTCGTAGCAAACGAATTTTCGACGACCCGACTGGCAGTCGCTGCGGTGCGCATGAGAAGCCGCTGTTACTACAAACGTACAAACGCGATACCGGAGAGATCATGCATGACCTCTCTGTGCCCATCTATGTCAACGGCAAACATTGGGGCGGCTTTCGAGTGGGGTATCAACCCGACAAAGAGACCGCCAAGCCAGTGAGCGAGGAGCCAGCACTGCCAGCGTCAAACGGCCGCTTGGCGAGGGCGTGA
- a CDS encoding pseudouridine synthase — protein sequence MRLDRFLSETTPLTRSLAKRALKNGEVTLNGEPIKQAATQVDTGNDEVKLNGERLALVGLRYVMMHKPVDVECTARRGLYPRVIDIIDLPKVERLQPVGRLDVDTTGLLLLTDDGQWSHRVTSPRHRCAKVYIAELAEPMEGEAAQWAVDQVAQGILLDGEETPTQPATLRFVTPQQAELTITEGRYHQVKRMFAALGNHVNALHRRSIGDVVLPDDLAPGEWRELTAEEIASF from the coding sequence ATGCGCCTTGATCGTTTTTTAAGTGAGACCACACCGCTAACCCGCAGCCTAGCAAAACGTGCGCTTAAAAACGGTGAAGTGACGCTCAATGGCGAACCGATCAAACAGGCGGCCACCCAGGTAGATACCGGGAATGACGAAGTGAAACTCAATGGCGAACGGCTCGCCTTAGTGGGACTTCGCTACGTGATGATGCATAAACCGGTAGACGTGGAGTGTACTGCTCGTCGGGGGCTCTACCCACGAGTCATCGACATTATCGACTTACCGAAAGTGGAGCGGCTGCAGCCCGTAGGGCGTTTAGATGTGGATACTACCGGCCTGTTACTACTGACCGATGACGGCCAGTGGTCTCACCGAGTGACCTCGCCACGCCACCGCTGTGCCAAAGTCTACATAGCGGAGTTGGCCGAGCCGATGGAAGGTGAGGCCGCACAGTGGGCGGTAGATCAAGTCGCGCAAGGCATACTCTTGGACGGTGAAGAAACGCCGACACAGCCTGCCACGCTGCGATTTGTGACCCCACAGCAGGCAGAGCTGACCATTACGGAAGGGCGTTACCATCAGGTGAAACGAATGTTCGCTGCTTTAGGCAACCACGTGAATGCGTTGCACCGCCGCTCGATTGGCGATGTGGTACTGCCTGATGATTTGGCCCCAGGTGAGTGGCGGGAGCTGACGGCAGAAGAGATTGCCAGCTTTTAA